Proteins encoded together in one Astyanax mexicanus isolate ESR-SI-001 chromosome 10, AstMex3_surface, whole genome shotgun sequence window:
- the tstd1 gene encoding thiosulfate:glutathione sulfurtransferase, which translates to MAAPSRTPLAVCVRLCSRMANSGVISYSDLKSLVGRDKGLVLVDVRNKDEVDKGRIPGSIHIPLSDVERDLSLDPDAFQTKFGVAKPPLDTPNLVFHCQLGRRGQAATDKAKSLGFENARNYVGAYKEWSEKEGK; encoded by the exons ATGGCTGCACCATCAAGGACTCCACTGgcagtgtgtgtgcgtctgtgcaGCAGGATGGCGAATTCAG GTGTAATCTCCTACAGTGATCTGAAGTCCCTTGTTGGGAGGGATAAAGGGCTGGTGCTTGTCGATGTGCGCAACAAAGACGAAGTAGACAAAGGGCGCATCCCGGGCTCCATCCATATCCCCT TGAGCGATGTGGAAAGAGACTTGTCTCTGGATCCAGATGCATTCCAAACCAAATTTGGGGTGGCTAAACCCCCATTAGACACCCCTAATCTGGTCTTCCACTGCCAGCTTGGTCGGCGCGGACAGGCTGCCACAGATAAGGCCAAAAGCCTTGGCTTTGAAAA tGCCCGTAACTATGTTGGAGCGTACAAGGAATGGTCAGAGAAGGAGGGCAAATGA